TCCCCTTGTTACACTGATCATCTGATCAGGCAAGGACTGCCTGATAGTTTGATCTTGAAACGCAGTTTTCCTACAAGGAGGTAGGCCCATGCCCCGGTTACCCCGTTATGTCCTGCCCGGACAGCCTCAACATGTGATCCAGCGTGGTAATAACCGATGCCCCATCTTTGTGGCCGATGAAGACTATGGCTGTTTCCGCCATTACCTGCGGGAAGCCAGTCAGCGTCAAGGTTGTCACATCCATGCCTGGGTTTTCATGACCAATCATATTCACCTGTTGGTCACGCCGGACGGAGAAAACAGTATCGGCAAAACCATGCAGTCTGTGGGCAGGCGTTATGTGCAGTATTTCAACACCACCTACCAGCGTACCGGTACCTTGTGGGAGGGCCGTTACAAAGCCACATTGATTGATACCGAGCAGTATTTATTCACCTGTTATCGGTATATCGAGCTGAATCCTGTACGTGCCAACATGGTCAGTC
The DNA window shown above is from Gammaproteobacteria bacterium and carries:
- a CDS encoding transposase, with amino-acid sequence MPRLPRYVLPGQPQHVIQRGNNRCPIFVADEDYGCFRHYLREASQRQGCHIHAWVFMTNHIHLLVTPDGENSIGKTMQSVGRRYVQYFNTTYQRTGTLWEGRYKATLIDTEQYLFTCYRYIELNPVRANMVSHPGEYRWSSYHYNALGKADSLIDPHERYLALGSQADKRQAVYRDLFSAHIDNKTLEDIRQATQKGWALGSDRFKDKVEQLVQRRTRPLSRGGDHRSVGFKKELS